In Silene latifolia isolate original U9 population chromosome X, ASM4854445v1, whole genome shotgun sequence, the following proteins share a genomic window:
- the LOC141623317 gene encoding large ribosomal subunit protein uL3z, which translates to MSHRKFEHPRHGSLGFLPRKRASRQRGKVKAFPKDDPTKEPKLTAFLGYKAGMTHIVREVEKPGSKLHKKETCEAVTIVETPPMVIVGVVGYVKTPRGLRTLNTVWAQHLSEEIKRRFYKNWCKSKKKAFTKYSKKYETDEGKKDIQAQLEKLKKYATVIRVLAHTQIRKMKGLKQKKAHIMEIQVNGGTISQKVDFAYGFFEKQVPIDAVFQKDEMIDIIGVTKGKGYEGVVTRWGVTRLPRKTHRGLRKVACIGAWHPARVSYTVARAGQNGYHHRTEMNKKIYKLGKVGQEDHTAMTEFDRTDKEITPMGGFPHYGIVKDDYLLIKGCCVGPKKRVVTLRQSLLKQTSRVALEEIKLKFIDTSSKFGHGRFQTADEKAKFYNRASAKA; encoded by the exons ATGTCTCACAGGAAGTTTGAGCATCCAAGGCACGGTTCCCTTGGGTTTCTACCAAGGAAGAGGGCTTCTCGCCAAAGAGGCAAAG TGAAGGCTTTCCCCAAGGATGACCCCACCAAGGAACCAAAGCTCACTGCTTTCTTGGGTTACAAAGCTGGAATGACCCACATTGTCAGGGAGGTTGAAAAGCCTGGTTCAA AACTCCACAAGAAAGAAACTTGTGAGGCTGTCACCATTGTTGAGACCCCTCCAATGGTTATTGTTGGTGTTGTTGGTTACGTGAAAACACCTCGTGGCCTACGCACATTGAACACTGTCTGGGCTCAGCATCTCAGTGAGGAGATCAAGAGGAGGTTCTACAAGAACTGGTGCAAGTCCAAGAAGAAGGCATTTACTAAATACTCCAAGAAGTATGAAACTGATGAGGGAAAGAAAGATATTCAAGCTCAGCTTGAGAAACTCAAGAAGTATGCTACTGTCATCAGGGTTTTGGCTCACACTCAG ATTCGGAAGATGAAGGGTTTGAAACAGAAGAAGGCTCATATCATGGAAATTCAGGTCAATGGTGGCACAATTTCCCAAAAGGTTGACTTTGCTTATGGCTTCTTTGAGAAGCAAGTACCAATTGACGCTGTTTTCCAGAAAGATGAAATGATTGACATTATTGGTGTGACCAAGGGTAAGGGATATGAAGGTGTTGTTACTCGTTGGGGTGTCACTCGTCTTCCTCGTAAGACTCACAGAGGTCTACGTAAGGTTGCTTGTATTGGTGCTTGGCACCCTGCCAGGGTTTCTTACACTGTTGCCAGGGCTGGTCAGAATGGTTACCACCACCGTACCGAGATGAACAAGAAGATCTACAAGCTCGGTAAGGTTGGTCAAGAGGATCATACTGCCATGACCGAGTTTGACAG GACCGATAAGGAAATAACTCCCATGGGCGGTTTCCCTCACTACGGTATAGTGAAGGATGATTACCTTTTGATCAAGGGTTGTTGTGTTGGACCTAAGAAGAGGGTAGTAACCTTGAGGCAGTCTCTTCTGAAGCAAACATCTCGAGTTGCTCTTGAAGAAATCAAACTCAAGTTTATTGACACTTCCTCAAAGTTCGGTCATGGTCGTTTCCAAACTGCTGATGAGAAGGCAAAGTTCTACAATCGCGCGAGTGCGAAAGCCTAA